Below is a genomic region from Vanessa tameamea isolate UH-Manoa-2023 chromosome 14, ilVanTame1 primary haplotype, whole genome shotgun sequence.
CAACCTTACACGATAGCTGTTCAATTCACAGTTATTCACTTGCCGTttctaatcaataaataatcaaacgTAGAAAGCTAAAGACTCGAGAAGCACTTCGGAGGAATTAGCAAGTATTTGCAGAAATTAACAGGCTCGTAAAGCAATATTCACAAGACCTTATATTGGGTAGTGTAGTGTTCTACATATTTGATGCTCACGctatacataatattgataaaaagcTTAGCTTATTACCAATAATTGAggattttatattgatttaatgtattaataaaaaaaatcttccacAGTGCATAGCCCTGGCTTTGGTGGCCTGCGCAAGCGCCGAGCCCCCATCCGGATACAATTACAACCGTCCTTCCGGTGGAATTTCTGGTGGATTCAGCGGAGGATTCAGCGGTGGTCTTGGCGGCGGTGGTGGCTACCGTGCCGTCTCTTCCGGATACCAGACCTCCGAGGGCCAGAACGTTGACTCTCAACTCCTCGACCAAGTCCGCCAAATCCTCCTTAAGGAAGAAGCTTCATCCTCCTCCTCCTCCGGCTCAGGATTCGTCGGAGCTCCTTCCTCATCGTACGGCGCACCATCATCTTCGTATGGAGTTCCCTCAACCTCCTACGGTGTACCCAGTGGTGGCCGTGTAGTTGGCATCAACCTTGAAGGTATCCGTCAAGCTATCCAGGTTGCACAATACGAACAGACCGCCATCGGCGGTGGTGGATACCCATCTGGTCCTTCTACCTCCTACGGAACCCCATCCCGTGCCCCCTCCGGCAGCTATGGTGCCCCCTACTAAGTCCCAATACGACCTTCTGAACGCTCGCTCGTTCATTATTCGGGTGAACTCGTAACATCTCCGATCACCTGAATGTTTATACCAATGGGCTGATAGCCACGTACAATGTAGGTGGTGTCGCCTGGGCCCAACCATCCCGGCCAACGCTTGCGACTGTGCACGCTCACGGGTTACTCAGCTGTTAGCCAGTCGTTACTGCCGATATATGTCAGCCGTCAAAA
It encodes:
- the LOC113398650 gene encoding pro-resilin; the encoded protein is MKAFVACIALALVACASAEPPSGYNYNRPSGGISGGFSGGFSGGLGGGGGYRAVSSGYQTSEGQNVDSQLLDQVRQILLKEEASSSSSSGSGFVGAPSSSYGAPSSSYGVPSTSYGVPSGGRVVGINLEGIRQAIQVAQYEQTAIGGGGYPSGPSTSYGTPSRAPSGSYGAPY